One window of the Sulfurimonas crateris genome contains the following:
- a CDS encoding DUF3373 family protein, producing the protein MKKPLLLSLATAALICTNLSAESTMYERFEAMEREMNQLKQEIATLKAQKESIQDEEAEDESESEAVASDDAGEDADVVASADEGESDEDDEYIPTTEDRLFDIEESIAELNRNTSGSHLKFNVDYRFAIENMSYEMANGRKAENDAFMTNRLWIDMGYKATNNLSFIGQLAYNKAFGERSGASDPASASFEGFDWIANENAYDDKIRVRSAYFLWQDQEFFGLDIPWTFSIGRRPSTNGALINLRDDDHASSPIGHAINVEFDGLSSQFTLNKEWGTSVKLCLGRGMSNAAPKFTSTPYTDVDKIDGGNSNIDLAGLIFTPYEDRQYKISSMYYYASNLIDAVNPMDYTQGFDTVGGMHSGVVYASVKGIGDGWSDFLDYTTVFASFAVSQTDPKEGQSMLGSTESEVGTSFWIGTQFPSLISDYGKWGVEYNHGSKYWRSITYGEDTNIGSKVAARGDAYEVYFTEYLVEDILSLQLRYTYIDYKYSGSNGFFGGSADGSTGTGTPFKISDNMGEMGRMVVDNAQDIRLYIRYKY; encoded by the coding sequence ATGAAGAAGCCACTACTGCTATCTTTAGCCACTGCTGCGCTAATTTGCACAAACTTAAGTGCTGAATCTACCATGTATGAGCGTTTTGAAGCCATGGAGAGAGAGATGAACCAGCTAAAGCAAGAGATTGCTACGCTTAAAGCTCAAAAAGAGTCCATTCAAGATGAAGAGGCAGAAGATGAGAGCGAATCGGAAGCTGTTGCTTCAGATGATGCAGGAGAAGATGCAGATGTGGTAGCTTCTGCAGATGAAGGGGAGTCTGATGAGGATGATGAGTATATCCCTACTACAGAAGACAGACTTTTTGACATCGAGGAGAGTATTGCTGAGCTAAACAGAAATACATCTGGCTCACACCTGAAGTTTAATGTTGACTATAGATTTGCTATAGAAAACATGAGCTATGAGATGGCAAATGGCAGAAAGGCAGAAAATGATGCCTTTATGACAAACAGACTCTGGATAGATATGGGCTACAAAGCTACAAATAACCTAAGCTTTATAGGTCAACTGGCATACAACAAAGCTTTTGGTGAACGCTCAGGAGCGAGTGACCCTGCAAGCGCCTCATTTGAAGGTTTTGACTGGATAGCAAACGAAAATGCTTATGATGACAAGATAAGAGTGCGTAGTGCATACTTTTTATGGCAAGATCAGGAGTTTTTCGGTCTAGATATTCCATGGACATTTAGTATCGGTCGTCGTCCATCCACAAACGGTGCACTTATAAATCTTAGAGATGATGATCACGCCTCTTCGCCTATAGGACATGCCATCAATGTAGAGTTTGATGGACTTAGTTCTCAATTTACACTTAATAAAGAGTGGGGAACTTCTGTAAAACTCTGCCTTGGGCGCGGGATGAGCAACGCTGCTCCAAAATTTACATCAACTCCTTATACGGACGTAGATAAAATAGATGGTGGAAATTCAAACATAGATCTTGCAGGATTAATATTTACACCTTATGAAGATAGACAGTACAAGATTTCTAGTATGTACTACTATGCTAGCAATCTTATAGATGCAGTAAACCCTATGGACTATACGCAAGGTTTCGATACCGTTGGCGGTATGCATAGCGGTGTCGTTTATGCCTCTGTCAAAGGCATCGGTGACGGATGGAGTGACTTCTTAGATTACACTACAGTTTTTGCAAGTTTTGCAGTTTCACAAACAGATCCAAAAGAGGGTCAAAGCATGCTTGGTTCAACAGAGAGCGAGGTTGGTACATCTTTTTGGATTGGAACGCAGTTCCCTTCGCTTATCTCTGACTATGGAAAGTGGGGTGTCGAGTATAACCACGGAAGCAAATACTGGAGAAGTATAACTTATGGAGAAGATACAAACATCGGCTCAAAAGTTGCGGCTCGCGGTGATGCTTACGAGGTCTACTTTACCGAGTACCTTGTTGAAGATATTCTATCGCTTCAACTTCGTTATACATATATAGATTATAAATATAGCGGAAGCAACGGTTTCTTTGGAGGTTCTGCTGATGGTTCAACAGGTACAGGCACGCCATTTAAAATAAGTGACAATATGGGCGAAATGGGTAGAATGGTTGTAGACAATGCTCAAGACATCCGTCTCTACATTCGCTACAAATATTAA
- the gmk gene encoding guanylate kinase, with the protein MNHRSGAILVLSGPSGAGKSSLLNEVIGDIGECYFSISTTTRPIREGEINGVHYHFVDEAEFKKDIEEEFFLEYAFVHGNYYGTSIKLVKEALKDGKLVIFDIDVQGNATIINRLGDITTSVFISPPTLSELKKRLEARSTDSQEVIDRRIDMAKREIQRISEYDFLIVNDDFAQAAATLKTIANAARVKIPANEINDFARKWEDI; encoded by the coding sequence GTGAATCATAGATCAGGTGCAATTTTAGTTCTATCGGGTCCAAGCGGGGCAGGAAAGAGCTCTTTACTTAATGAAGTTATAGGCGATATCGGTGAGTGCTACTTCTCTATCTCTACCACCACGCGCCCTATAAGAGAGGGTGAAATTAACGGTGTCCATTACCACTTCGTAGATGAGGCGGAGTTTAAAAAAGATATAGAAGAGGAGTTCTTTTTAGAGTATGCTTTTGTACACGGCAACTACTATGGAACCTCAATAAAGCTTGTAAAAGAGGCTTTAAAAGATGGTAAGCTTGTAATATTTGACATAGATGTGCAGGGTAATGCGACCATTATAAACAGACTTGGAGACATAACAACTTCCGTCTTTATCTCTCCCCCGACACTCTCAGAGTTAAAAAAGCGTTTAGAGGCGCGTTCTACCGACTCTCAAGAGGTGATCGACCGCCGTATTGATATGGCAAAAAGAGAGATACAAAGGATCAGCGAGTATGACTTTCTTATTGTAAATGATGACTTTGCACAAGCCGCGGCAACTCTAAAAACAATAGCAAATGCGGCTAGAGTTAAAATCCCTGCAAACGAGATAAATGACTTTGCGAGAAAATGGGAAGATATATAG
- a CDS encoding cytochrome b/b6 domain-containing protein — MKYTAIFRIWHWLNAIVILGMVGTVLLRKGFLSYRTNSEIIMTKLSDMGVEIFKEDAVAIAKAIRAPMWEWHIILGYALTFLVVYKIALFFFDKSRKEDFASLDLHKKGVKVSYYILYAVILFMTISGLSMHFHETIGLAEESVKSIKEVHELVYNYFLIFIPLHIAGVVVADIREEHGIISTMINGRTKDKF, encoded by the coding sequence ATGAAGTACACGGCAATTTTTAGAATCTGGCACTGGCTAAACGCCATAGTTATTTTAGGCATGGTGGGAACTGTTCTGCTAAGAAAAGGATTTTTGAGCTACAGAACCAACTCTGAGATAATAATGACAAAACTCTCCGATATGGGAGTTGAGATATTTAAAGAGGATGCCGTAGCAATAGCAAAGGCTATCCGCGCTCCTATGTGGGAGTGGCATATTATACTCGGCTATGCTCTTACATTTTTAGTCGTCTACAAGATCGCTCTGTTCTTTTTTGACAAGAGTCGCAAAGAGGATTTCGCATCTTTGGATCTTCATAAAAAAGGTGTTAAAGTTTCATACTATATTTTGTATGCTGTAATCCTTTTTATGACTATCAGCGGTCTTTCAATGCATTTTCATGAGACGATAGGTTTGGCAGAGGAGAGTGTTAAAAGCATTAAAGAGGTTCACGAGTTAGTGTATAACTACTTTTTAATCTTCATACCTCTTCACATAGCGGGAGTCGTAGTTGCAGATATAAGAGAAGAGCACGGCATAATCTCTACGATGATAAACGGAAGAACAAAAGACAAATTTTGA
- the rpsB gene encoding 30S ribosomal protein S2 produces MVTMKDLLECGVHFGHQTRRWNPKMKKYIFGVRKNIYIIDLQKTLRYFRNTYQIVVDAAAEGKTVLFVGTKKQARQSVRDAAIACGMPYVDNRWLGGMLTNFPTIQKSIRKLDVITEMQENGQIDLLTKKEALMLTRQKEKLEVYFGGIRDMKKLPDMLFVVDAVKEHIAVLEARCLGIPVVAPLDTNCDPDLITYPIPGNDDAIRSIQLFCREMTEAINEGKALRDGGKVEASDEEAVESASVEEIDAFEEETTTEEV; encoded by the coding sequence ATGGTAACTATGAAAGACCTACTGGAGTGTGGTGTACACTTCGGACACCAGACACGTCGTTGGAACCCGAAAATGAAAAAATATATATTCGGTGTTCGTAAAAACATCTATATTATAGATCTTCAAAAAACTCTTCGTTACTTCCGTAACACGTACCAAATCGTTGTAGACGCTGCAGCTGAAGGTAAAACTGTTCTTTTCGTTGGAACTAAAAAACAAGCACGTCAATCTGTAAGAGATGCAGCGATCGCTTGTGGTATGCCTTACGTTGATAACAGATGGTTGGGTGGAATGCTTACAAACTTCCCTACTATTCAAAAGTCTATCCGTAAACTTGACGTTATTACAGAGATGCAAGAGAATGGTCAAATAGATCTTTTAACTAAAAAAGAAGCACTTATGCTTACTCGTCAAAAAGAGAAGCTAGAAGTATACTTCGGCGGTATCCGTGATATGAAAAAACTTCCTGATATGCTTTTTGTAGTTGATGCAGTTAAAGAGCATATCGCTGTTTTAGAGGCTCGCTGTTTAGGTATCCCAGTTGTTGCTCCACTTGATACTAACTGTGATCCTGACCTTATCACTTACCCAATTCCCGGTAATGATGATGCTATCCGTTCTATTCAACTATTCTGTCGTGAGATGACAGAAGCTATCAATGAGGGTAAAGCTCTTAGAGATGGTGGAAAAGTTGAAGCTTCAGACGAAGAGGCAGTGGAGAGCGCTTCTGTAGAAGAGATCGATGCATTTGAAGAAGAAACTACGACAGAGGAAGTATAA
- a CDS encoding DedA family protein, with amino-acid sequence MIRELAADLVDLIFEWGYLGIFLLMTIESSFIPFPSEIVLIPAGFLASKGDMNMGMIMLSALSGSMAGAFINYFLALFLGRKILKKYGKYFFISGDALLKMDTYFQKHGHISTFIGRLVPGIRQLISIPAGLARMNLVVFSTYTALGAGIWALILVMLGYFIGENQQLIESYLKQITIGVLMTLVLLASWYIYYQKTKRV; translated from the coding sequence ATGATTAGAGAATTAGCAGCCGATCTTGTAGATCTTATTTTTGAGTGGGGTTATCTTGGTATCTTTTTGCTCATGACGATAGAGAGCTCGTTCATCCCTTTTCCAAGTGAGATAGTCCTTATCCCTGCCGGTTTTTTGGCGTCAAAAGGCGATATGAACATGGGAATGATAATGTTAAGCGCTCTTAGCGGCTCGATGGCAGGCGCTTTTATAAACTACTTTTTGGCACTCTTTTTGGGAAGAAAGATCCTTAAAAAGTATGGGAAGTACTTCTTTATAAGCGGAGATGCTCTTTTGAAGATGGACACATATTTTCAAAAGCATGGGCACATCTCTACTTTTATAGGAAGATTGGTGCCTGGGATCCGTCAGCTCATCTCTATTCCTGCGGGTCTTGCTCGTATGAATCTGGTGGTTTTTTCAACTTACACGGCTCTTGGGGCAGGGATCTGGGCTTTGATACTTGTAATGCTTGGTTACTTTATAGGCGAAAATCAGCAGCTTATTGAGAGTTATTTAAAACAGATAACTATCGGAGTTCTTATGACCTTGGTTTTATTAGCTTCGTGGTATATTTACTATCAAAAAACAAAAAGGGTTTAA
- a CDS encoding ABC transporter ATP-binding protein yields MNLLSAKNLSHSFDYELFSDISLDLNKGESVAIIGISGSGKSTLLHILSTLLKPDSGEVSLFGEDISGMNKKRLSRIKRDELGLVFQSHYLFKGFSSLENLEIAAILSKQDIDENLLKRLKIDKVIHQKVTELSGGQQQRVSIARVLTKQPRILFVDEPTGNLDKVTANEVMDIFFEYIDRNEAGMVMVTHDEEIAHRCNNIYKLIDKKLVKVS; encoded by the coding sequence ATGAATTTACTATCTGCAAAAAATTTATCGCACAGTTTTGATTATGAGCTTTTCTCGGATATATCGCTTGATCTGAACAAGGGAGAGTCTGTTGCCATCATAGGTATCAGTGGAAGTGGAAAATCTACACTGCTGCATATACTATCAACGCTCTTAAAACCCGATAGCGGAGAGGTCTCTCTCTTTGGCGAAGATATATCAGGTATGAATAAAAAAAGATTATCACGGATAAAAAGGGATGAGCTTGGGCTTGTTTTTCAGTCACACTACCTTTTTAAGGGTTTCAGCTCTTTGGAAAACTTAGAGATAGCGGCAATACTCTCGAAGCAGGATATTGATGAAAATCTTCTAAAAAGATTGAAGATCGACAAGGTGATACATCAAAAAGTGACCGAGCTCTCAGGGGGTCAGCAACAGAGGGTCTCTATTGCCAGAGTGCTGACAAAACAGCCACGTATTCTCTTTGTGGACGAACCGACGGGAAATTTGGACAAAGTCACGGCAAACGAAGTTATGGACATATTTTTTGAGTATATAGATCGGAATGAAGCCGGTATGGTAATGGTTACTCATGATGAAGAGATCGCCCATAGATGCAATAATATTTATAAGCTTATAGATAAAAAGCTGGTAAAAGTAAGCTGA
- a CDS encoding DNA topoisomerase IV: MKILLINNNPVVNKLVTLSVQKTSDELEKTERSEDIESTSYDLLIVDDGLYTEELLDELKSKIEFSKSLYICAKDANAVEGFNSTIHKPFLPTDLVETIVSLAKEMSVSSEERVQKSEPVESEDDFVFDGDVDDFGELDELEDLDALEEDEPDLLSDTEIEDESAAKELDDLEDFDELEDEELEDELEDELEDELEDDGFDELEDAELELEDNEGSDLDDLDKDKEESEKSGVLDKEELQEVQNLLEETETEESEPQEDLELGDDLELEDNLELEDDLELEDDLELEDDLEVEDDSVSDEDEMGFDEETKELVADDNIELEEYEADELDFEDAKELESEEDKLQEESEIEELGLDEELEAQELDLEDDLEENEFDQDDIESQIHDAVQELTNEDLESEIDEDILLDIDSLTSRDLKLAIGEDIDEESEADESDESELYEEEDFSESDSLEEEEPSSDIEESAKSSNDGVEALKKLLKALTNEEVAASLKGMKISINITLGDK, encoded by the coding sequence ATGAAAATCTTACTTATAAACAATAATCCAGTAGTCAATAAATTAGTAACCCTAAGCGTACAAAAAACTTCAGATGAACTCGAAAAAACAGAGAGATCAGAAGATATTGAATCTACATCCTATGACCTTTTGATCGTTGATGACGGACTCTATACCGAAGAGCTGTTGGATGAGTTAAAATCAAAAATAGAGTTTAGTAAATCTCTTTATATCTGTGCAAAAGATGCTAATGCAGTAGAAGGATTCAACTCAACCATCCATAAGCCTTTTTTGCCGACCGATCTGGTCGAGACTATTGTATCATTGGCAAAAGAAATGAGCGTGAGTAGTGAAGAGAGAGTTCAAAAAAGCGAACCAGTAGAGAGTGAAGATGATTTCGTTTTTGATGGCGATGTGGATGATTTCGGTGAACTTGATGAACTCGAAGATCTCGATGCTCTTGAAGAGGATGAGCCAGACTTGTTGTCAGATACAGAGATCGAAGATGAGAGCGCCGCAAAAGAGCTTGATGATCTGGAAGATTTTGATGAGCTTGAGGATGAAGAGCTTGAAGATGAGCTTGAAGATGAGCTTGAAGATGAGCTTGAAGACGACGGATTTGATGAGCTTGAAGATGCAGAGCTTGAACTAGAGGATAATGAGGGCAGTGATCTTGATGATCTGGATAAAGATAAAGAAGAGAGTGAAAAGAGCGGCGTGTTAGATAAAGAGGAGCTTCAAGAGGTTCAAAATCTTTTAGAAGAGACAGAAACAGAGGAGAGTGAGCCTCAAGAAGATTTAGAGCTTGGAGATGATCTGGAACTTGAAGACAACTTAGAGCTTGAAGACGACTTAGAGCTTGAAGACGACTTAGAGCTTGAAGATGATCTGGAAGTTGAAGATGATTCGGTCTCAGACGAAGATGAGATGGGTTTTGATGAAGAGACCAAAGAGTTGGTAGCCGACGATAACATAGAACTAGAAGAATATGAAGCTGATGAGCTTGATTTTGAAGATGCCAAAGAGCTAGAATCTGAGGAAGACAAGCTTCAAGAAGAGAGTGAGATCGAAGAACTAGGGCTTGATGAAGAGCTGGAAGCCCAAGAGCTTGATCTTGAAGATGATCTAGAAGAAAATGAGTTTGATCAAGATGATATAGAGTCGCAAATTCACGACGCGGTTCAAGAGCTTACTAACGAAGATCTTGAGAGTGAAATAGATGAAGATATTCTGCTTGATATAGACTCTTTGACAAGCAGAGATCTGAAACTGGCAATAGGTGAAGATATTGATGAAGAGAGTGAAGCTGATGAGTCTGACGAATCTGAACTATATGAAGAAGAGGATTTCAGCGAGAGTGACAGTTTAGAAGAGGAAGAGCCATCTAGCGATATAGAGGAGTCTGCAAAGAGTTCCAATGATGGAGTAGAGGCTCTTAAAAAACTTCTAAAAGCACTTACAAATGAGGAAGTGGCTGCATCGCTTAAAGGTATGAAGATAAGCATAAATATAACTCTAGGTGATAAGTAG
- the fliR gene encoding flagellar biosynthetic protein FliR produces MSWPQIFSDTYIVGFILLFFRFGALFMAVPIFSHNSIPMNVKAALAFFFTIVFYPSMPPLEIPITMPSIVVAILGELLFGLAIGVVLQIAFNAITFAGGQISFMMGFSMASAIDPQTGVSMPIISQFLSLIALMVLFAIDMHHWMLLFIDSSLEKIPLGGFLMSENLFRYIIMATSNMFMVGFMIAFPIIALSWLADVIFGMLMKTMPQFNLLVIGFPIKIMVSFVVLIATLTASMLIIKGEMLEAFNFLETFF; encoded by the coding sequence ATGAGTTGGCCGCAAATATTTAGCGATACCTACATAGTCGGTTTTATTCTTCTTTTTTTCAGATTCGGCGCTCTTTTTATGGCTGTGCCGATATTTTCACACAACAGCATCCCAATGAACGTAAAAGCAGCATTGGCATTTTTTTTCACGATTGTTTTTTACCCATCTATGCCTCCGCTTGAGATACCCATAACAATGCCTAGCATTGTTGTGGCGATTCTCGGTGAGCTTCTTTTTGGACTTGCAATAGGCGTTGTCCTGCAGATAGCATTTAATGCTATAACGTTTGCAGGCGGGCAGATCTCTTTTATGATGGGTTTTTCGATGGCAAGTGCTATAGACCCGCAAACAGGCGTCTCAATGCCGATCATCTCGCAGTTTTTGTCTCTTATAGCCCTGATGGTTCTTTTTGCCATAGATATGCACCACTGGATGCTGCTTTTTATAGACAGCTCCTTGGAGAAGATCCCTCTTGGCGGCTTCTTGATGAGCGAAAACCTCTTTAGATATATAATCATGGCGACATCAAATATGTTCATGGTCGGATTTATGATCGCATTCCCTATAATTGCGCTCTCATGGCTGGCTGATGTTATTTTTGGAATGCTTATGAAAACAATGCCTCAGTTCAACCTTTTGGTTATCGGTTTTCCTATAAAGATCATGGTCTCCTTTGTTGTTTTAATAGCCACATTGACCGCTTCAATGCTGATTATAAAAGGGGAGATGCTCGAGGCTTTTAACTTTTTAGAGACGTTTTTTTAG
- a CDS encoding DUF420 domain-containing protein has protein sequence MDNSLGYMFEAGFFGTRAPLFMDLVTLIVALLPFLVALAISFARNKHYGVHSYLQIIIFAFSVIVLTYFEYGVRVGGGFAAFMQESGVSYSYALIVLVTHIIIAVITVVLWATAIFRAKKLLQLGVHRKMGLITFAGVVLTSITGIWVYFLMFVY, from the coding sequence ATGGACAACAGTTTGGGATATATGTTTGAAGCAGGTTTTTTTGGAACGCGCGCGCCGCTATTTATGGACTTGGTAACACTAATAGTTGCGCTTTTGCCGTTTCTTGTCGCTTTGGCAATCTCCTTTGCGAGAAATAAGCATTACGGTGTCCATTCATACCTTCAGATCATTATATTTGCATTCTCCGTGATAGTGCTTACATACTTTGAGTACGGTGTAAGAGTCGGCGGCGGATTTGCAGCATTTATGCAGGAGAGCGGAGTCTCATACAGCTATGCTCTTATAGTTCTTGTTACCCACATAATTATTGCGGTCATCACGGTCGTGTTATGGGCGACTGCTATCTTTAGAGCCAAAAAATTGTTACAATTAGGTGTTCACAGAAAAATGGGTCTTATCACATTTGCTGGAGTAGTTCTTACTTCTATAACAGGAATATGGGTCTACTTTTTAATGTTTGTTTACTAA
- a CDS encoding NAD(P)/FAD-dependent oxidoreductase, with protein MNKNKIIVIGGGYGGLRTVERLAKNPQNEILLLDKNPYHFAQTDVYDLIANENDFAQVTVDLFTFCSGFESNVTFVKQEVKNIDFKNRKVITSVQRYGYDYLVIAVGARTKFRADVTGLREYAYGVKALHRAMYFKQKFEMSLFKRVEESGTSCKPINIIVAGGGLSGVEIAAQMASFSKDFYRKNNFICRKLNIVLINSGKHILQGLDEELIQKSDQRLKKLDVVIKNERKVVEITKERAKLSGGEELPMDFMIFAGGIEPNGLVHELLIDKNEMGYIATNSYLQTQSHDNVFAIGDCTTIYNDGKIVAPTADTAEQMADICAKNINSLIEKKPLRAHKIKSRGILIALGRGYAAAKIFGFGFSGYFAYIMKKIVERVYEKRLEMRSRKGCKKIFCD; from the coding sequence TTGAATAAAAATAAAATCATTGTGATCGGCGGCGGCTACGGCGGACTTCGCACCGTTGAGAGACTTGCAAAAAATCCGCAAAACGAGATACTTCTTTTAGATAAAAATCCATATCACTTTGCACAGACAGACGTATATGATCTCATAGCAAACGAGAATGATTTTGCTCAGGTAACGGTCGATCTTTTTACATTTTGCAGCGGTTTTGAGAGCAATGTGACCTTTGTAAAACAGGAGGTAAAAAATATCGACTTTAAAAATCGCAAAGTTATAACCTCTGTTCAGAGATACGGCTATGATTATCTCGTAATTGCGGTCGGTGCGCGCACTAAGTTCAGAGCAGATGTCACTGGACTTCGCGAATATGCATACGGTGTAAAAGCGCTTCACCGTGCTATGTACTTTAAACAAAAATTCGAGATGTCGCTCTTTAAAAGAGTAGAAGAGAGCGGTACGAGCTGTAAGCCTATCAATATAATAGTAGCGGGAGGCGGTCTGAGCGGTGTAGAGATAGCGGCTCAGATGGCGTCATTTTCAAAAGATTTTTACCGTAAAAACAACTTTATATGCAGAAAGCTAAACATTGTTCTAATAAATTCCGGCAAACATATTTTGCAGGGACTTGACGAAGAGCTGATTCAAAAGAGCGATCAGAGATTAAAAAAGCTTGACGTAGTGATAAAAAATGAGAGAAAAGTCGTTGAGATAACAAAAGAGAGAGCAAAGCTAAGCGGCGGTGAAGAGCTTCCTATGGATTTTATGATATTTGCAGGCGGTATCGAGCCAAACGGACTTGTACATGAGCTCTTAATCGATAAAAACGAGATGGGATATATTGCCACAAACAGCTATCTTCAAACACAAAGTCACGATAACGTTTTTGCCATAGGTGACTGCACGACTATATACAACGACGGAAAAATCGTTGCACCGACCGCAGATACGGCAGAGCAGATGGCAGATATCTGCGCTAAAAATATAAACAGTCTTATAGAGAAAAAACCGCTAAGGGCGCATAAGATAAAATCTCGCGGAATCTTAATAGCTCTTGGAAGGGGTTATGCCGCTGCCAAAATATTTGGTTTTGGCTTTAGCGGATACTTTGCCTATATTATGAAAAAGATTGTAGAGAGGGTATATGAGAAAAGATTGGAGATGCGTTCAAGAAAAGGGTGCAAAAAGATATTTTGTGATTAA
- the tsf gene encoding translation elongation factor Ts has translation MADITAAMVKELRQATDAPMMDCKKALVESDGDMQKATEWLKERGIAQSAKKADRVAAEGLVGFKLADDFSQATIVEINSETDFVAQNEGFKNLVLKTTEEIYSNSPADVDSLKATSFGSYFAESVAKIGEKIDVRRFATLKADDETVALNGYIHSNNRIAVIVLAKCDSKKTAEGLVPTLKNIAMHASAMKPTTLSYKDFDSEFVESETKGRIEALKKENEELARLKKPLKNIPQFISMMQLTDEVLAQAEADIKAALKEQNKPEAIWDKIVPGQLARFIDDNTTLDKEQALLDQTYVLDDKLTVAQAVEKAAKDLGGTAEIVDFVRFEVGEGIEKKVDDFAAEVAAQMS, from the coding sequence ATGGCAGATATTACAGCAGCAATGGTTAAAGAGTTGCGCCAAGCAACTGATGCACCTATGATGGATTGTAAAAAAGCTCTAGTTGAGTCTGACGGAGATATGCAAAAAGCAACAGAGTGGTTAAAAGAGAGAGGTATCGCTCAATCAGCTAAAAAAGCTGATAGAGTAGCTGCTGAGGGTCTTGTAGGTTTTAAACTTGCTGATGACTTCTCTCAAGCTACAATAGTTGAGATCAACTCTGAGACAGACTTCGTTGCACAAAACGAAGGCTTTAAAAATCTAGTTCTTAAAACAACTGAAGAGATCTACTCTAATTCTCCTGCAGATGTAGATAGCTTAAAAGCAACATCTTTTGGTTCTTACTTTGCTGAGAGCGTTGCAAAGATCGGTGAGAAGATAGATGTTCGCCGTTTTGCTACTCTAAAAGCAGATGATGAGACTGTTGCTCTTAATGGTTATATTCACTCAAACAACCGTATTGCGGTTATTGTTTTAGCAAAGTGTGACAGCAAAAAAACAGCAGAGGGATTAGTTCCAACGCTTAAAAATATTGCTATGCACGCATCTGCAATGAAGCCTACAACACTTTCATATAAAGATTTTGATTCTGAATTTGTTGAGAGTGAAACTAAAGGTAGAATCGAAGCTCTTAAAAAAGAGAATGAGGAGTTAGCTCGTTTGAAAAAACCTCTAAAAAACATTCCTCAGTTTATCTCTATGATGCAGCTTACAGATGAGGTTTTAGCACAAGCTGAAGCAGATATCAAAGCGGCTCTAAAAGAGCAAAACAAGCCAGAAGCTATCTGGGACAAGATCGTTCCGGGGCAACTTGCTCGTTTTATAGATGACAACACTACTCTAGACAAAGAGCAAGCGCTTCTTGATCAGACTTATGTTCTAGATGACAAACTGACTGTTGCTCAGGCTGTTGAAAAAGCAGCAAAAGATCTTGGCGGAACAGCTGAGATAGTTGACTTCGTTCGTTTTGAAGTCGGCGAAGGTATTGAGAAAAAAGTTGACGACTTCGCTGCAGAAGTTGCTGCTCAAATGAGTTAA
- the bcp gene encoding thioredoxin-dependent thiol peroxidase, with protein sequence MVELESVAPEFCLPNQDDVEICLRDLKGKWIVLYFYPKDNTPGCTTEACDFSEAAPDFSALNAVILGVSADSTAKHRNFIEKKDLSITLLSDEAKEMLQAYGVWQMKKNYGKEYMGIVRSTLIIDPKGVIKALWKNVKVKDHARVVKEKLEELQGE encoded by the coding sequence ATGGTTGAATTAGAAAGTGTTGCACCGGAGTTTTGTCTGCCAAATCAGGATGATGTGGAGATATGTTTAAGGGATCTCAAGGGGAAGTGGATAGTTCTGTACTTCTACCCAAAAGATAACACTCCAGGGTGTACGACCGAAGCGTGTGACTTTAGCGAAGCGGCACCAGATTTTAGCGCTCTTAATGCAGTGATACTCGGTGTCAGTGCGGATTCTACCGCAAAACATAGAAACTTTATTGAGAAAAAAGATCTTAGTATTACTCTTTTAAGCGATGAGGCAAAAGAGATGCTACAAGCCTACGGTGTGTGGCAGATGAAGAAAAACTATGGCAAAGAGTATATGGGAATTGTCCGCTCAACGCTTATAATAGACCCCAAAGGTGTCATAAAAGCTCTTTGGAAAAATGTTAAAGTAAAAGACCACGCAAGAGTTGTTAAAGAGAAGTTAGAAGAGCTTCAAGGCGAGTAG